One Oryza brachyantha chromosome 3, ObraRS2, whole genome shotgun sequence DNA segment encodes these proteins:
- the LOC102718345 gene encoding uncharacterized protein LOC102718345, whose product MKHRKGAAGEANDDGGSTKGGRDAPLSIQLEIAECHGGRGGGLGNGGGGSTSFFEPWREATPGSGSGHGSSGRGWVGGGREPPEKRLTLFALRLAVLEKAASGLGKLDFVWATVVLLGGFASALSITDFWCVTVILVGEGARVFSRSHELEWQHHSTLTSTAGSALRSSSRFFRRLVHALADPAAAAVTCGETGQDARDRAAQFQRQIVAFMKQRAWHAPDVSLLPYTGWVFVSKKIGRFLTWMQVLSAFTCVTLSVMRLWQNKFGDEPNKRPALLLFYTLALTEALLFLLEKAYWAWKINMCKLLEQVSGDCELGAYGHVSVTRFFYDAYSRCITGSIFDGIKMDLVTFAEELILSEFLDEQLIGVHILQQFVKAQGSARDTLRKVGTSSRSIERLIEMLNWKRPEEEEVRRCAAEVLSKLAGKRQNALRVSGIPGAIESIMSLLYTGSTTPSSAAPHDASPAARGYDHPQLNLFGLLILKKLARDHDNCGKIGNTRGLLAKIIDFTHASPALLDNPLTADSQVRAVKRALQVVKMLVSTTGGTGKLLRQEVAENVFTVSNLRGILKHGQQHKPLQKLAMDILTGLAMDDGAKQVIVSTGGVVKLLLSIFFNADERELSGDAGEALAMLALESEASCAAILKRGDVLDHLMSALEDDGEARRRNAARVLRNLCAYAGDKHRERLSAVVTNAIPMVLKATMTGRDKILEVSVGLTTQICRFIDGERFTAELRGAGIDERVYVERLAAILREHRYPEIRVPRMRRFVVQQVIWLMDSSAGGGGGDYVSLLRGAGMERLLESIADTTSELECYHVFSGSVGIGKHRESFSAAVDAALELLAGDGARAEA is encoded by the exons ATGAAGCACAGGaagggcgccgccggcgaggccaacgacgacggcggctcgACGAAAGGAGGTCGCGACGCGCCGCTGAGCATCCAGCTGGAGATCGCTGAGTGCCATGGAGGCCGGGGAGGAGGCCTCGGGAATGGGGGAGGTGGCTCGACGTCCTTCTTTGAGCCGTGGCGGGAGGCCACGCCCGGGAGCGGGAGTGGACACGGGAGCTCGGGCAGGGGTTGGGTCGGCGGAGGGCGGGAGCCGCCGGAGAAGCGGCTCACGCTGTTCgcgctccgcctcgccgtgctgGAGAAGGCGGCGAGCGGGCTCGGGAAGCTCGATTTCGTGTGGGCGACGGTGGTGCTCCTCGGCGGCTTCGCGAGCGCGCTCAGCATCACCGACTTCTGGTGCGTCACCGTCATcctcgtcggcgagggcgcgcgCGTCTTCAGCCGCAGCCACGAGCTGGAGTGGCAGCACCACTCCACCCTCACGTCCACCGCCGGCAGCGCGCTGCGGTCCAGCTCCCGGTTCTTCCGCCGCCTCGTGCACGCCCTCGCTgacccggccgccgccgccgtcacctgcGGCGAAACTGGCCAGGACGCGCGCGACAGGGCGGCGCAGTTCCAGCGCCAGATCGTCGCCTTCATGAAGCAGCGCGCCTGGCACGCGCCCGACGTGTCGCTGCTCCCCTACACCGGCTGGGTCTTCGTCTCCAAGAAGATCGGGAGGTTCCTCACCTGGATGCAGGTGCTCTCCGCCTTCACCTGCGTCACGCTCTCCGTGATGCGCCTATGGCAGAACAAATTCGGCGACGAGCCCAACAAGCGGCCGGCGCTGCTGCTCTTCTACACCTTGGCGCTGACCGAGGCGCTGCTCTTCCTGCTCGAGAAGGCGTACTGGGCATGGAAGATCAACATGTGCAAGCTGCTCGAGCAGGTGAGCGGCGACTGTGAGCTCGGCGCGTACGGCCACGTCTCCGTCACGCGCTTCTTCTACGACGCCTACTCGCGGTGCATCACGGGGAGCATCTTCGACGGCATCAAGATGGACCTCGTCACCTTCGCCGAGGAGCTCATCCTGTCGGAGTTCCTCGACGAGCAGCTCATCGGCGTGCACATCCTGCAGCAGTTCGTCAAGGCCCAGGGCTCCGCGCGCGACACGCTGCGCAAGGTCGGCACGAGCTCGCGCTCCATCGAGCGGCTCATCGAGATGCTCAACTGGAAGCgccccgaggaggaggaggtgcgcCGGTGCGCCGCCGAGGTGTTGTCCAAGCTCGCCGGGAAGCGCCAGAACGCGCTCCGCGTGTCCGGCATCCCCGGCGCCATCGAGTCCATCATGTCCCTGCTCTACACCGGCTCGACCACTCCGTCGTCCGCGGCGCCGCACGAcgcctcaccggcggcgcggggctaCGACCACCCACAGCTCAACCTGTTCGGCCTGCTCATCCTCAAGAAGCTCGCCCGGGACCACGACAACTGCGGCAAGATCGGCAACACCCGCGGCCTCCTCGCCAAGATCATCGATTTCACGCACGCGTCACCGGCGCTGCTCGACAACCCGCTGACGGCGGATTCGCAGGTGCGCGCAGTGAAGCGCGCGCTCCAGGTCGTCAAGATGCTGGTGTCCACGACGGGCGGCACCGGAAAGTTGCTCCGGCAAGAGGTCGCCGAGAACGTGTTCACGGTGAGCAACCTGCGTGGCATCCTCAAGCACGGGCAGCAGCACAAGCCGCTCCAGAAGCTGGCCATGGACATCCTGACGGGGCTGGCCATGGACGACGGGGCCAAGCAGGTGATCGTGTCCACCGGCGGGGTGGTCAAGCTGCTCCTGTCAATATTTTTCAATGCCGACGAGAGGGAGCTCAGCGGCGATGCCGGCGAGGCGTTGGCGATGCTGGCGCTGGAGAGCGAGGCGAGCTGCGCGGCGATCCTCAAACGGGGCGACGTGCTCGACCACCTCATGTCGGCCCTggaagacgacggcgaggcgcgtCGCCGCAACGCGGCGAGGGTGCTGCGCAACCTGTGCGCGTACGCCGGCGACAAGCATCGAGAGCGCCTCTCCGCGGTGGTGACCAACGCGATTCCTATG GTACTGAAGGCCACCATGACCGGGAGAGACAAGATCCTGGAGGTGTCCGTCGGCCTGACGACGCAGATCTGCAGGTTCATCGACGGCGAGAGGTTCACCGCGGAGCTGCGGGGCGCCGGCATCGACGAGCGAGTGTACGTGGAGCGGCTGGCGGCCATCCTGCGGGAGCACAGGTACCCGGAGATCAGGGTTCCCCGGATGCGGCGGTTCGTGGTGCAGCAGGTCATCTGGCTCATGGACtcgtccgccggcggcggtggcggcgactaCGTCTCGCTTCTCCGGGGGGCCGGGATGGAGCGGCTGCTGGAGTCCATCGCCGACACCACGTCGGAGCTGGAGTGCTACCACGTCTTCTCCGGCAGCGTGGGCATCGGCAAGCACCGGGAGagcttctccgccgccgtggacGCCGCGCTCGAGCTGCTCGCCGGTGATGGAGCTCGAGCTGAGGCCTGA
- the LOC107303760 gene encoding uncharacterized protein HI_0077, whose product MEAAGGAGGEAGCVGGRGGESPPPPPKTLVDWALEILDTADPDEKARLGDLAAAEWLRGAIPLPYDPARPPRPPPDRPARSDAVRLLPPSQMPKLGKGGSAQSRLALLHSLAHTESWAVDLSWDIVARFGARLRMPREFFDDFARVAQDEGRHFTVLSARLRELGSHYGALPAHDGLWDSATRTSHSLLARLAVEHCVHEARGLDVLPTTISRFRAGGDEQTAKLLEIIIYPEEITHCAAGVRWFRYLCLRSHNGDPTASSVPQDITQCSVLPRGGTSDINKVEEVEDGPEAKLAEPSNGHDKTVQQVEDELAQCKLVDIDDDAEAAVIRTFHSVVREYFRGPLKPPFNTEARKAAGFDPAWYEPLAVKEVERQAVE is encoded by the exons ATGGAAGCAGCCGGTGGAGCAGGAGGAGAAGCCGGCTGCGTCGGCGGCAGAGGCGGGgagtctccgccgccgccgcccaagaCGCTGGTGGACTGGGCGCTGGAGATCCTCGACACGGCCGACCCCGACGAGAAGGCCCGCCTGGgggacctcgccgccgcggagtgGCTGCGCGGCGCCATCCCGCTCCCCTACGACCCGGCGCGCCCCCCGCGGCCCCCGCCCGACCGCCCGGCCCGGAGCGACGCCGTGCGGCTGCTCCCGCCGTCGCAGATGCCCAAGCTGGGCAAGGGCGGCAGCGCGCAGAGCCGGCTGGCGCTGCTGCACTCGCTGGCGCACACCGAGAGCTGGGCCGTCGACCTCTCCTGGGACATCGTCGCCCGCTTCGGCGCGCGGCTGCGCATGCCCAGGGAGTTCTTCGACGACTTCGCCCGCGTCGCCCAGGACGAGGGCCGCCACTTCACGGTGCTCTCCGCGCGCCTGCGGGAGCTCGGCTCGCACTACGGCGCGCTCCCCGCGCACGACGGGCTCTGGGACTCGGCGACGCGCACCTCGCACTCCCTCCtcgcccgcctcgccgtcgagcACTGCGTCCACGAG GCTAGGGGATTAGATGTCCTACCTACCACCATATCAAGATTCCGCGCAGGTGGGGATGAACAAACAGCCAAATTACtagaaattattatttatcctGAGGAGATAACACACTGCGCAGCTGGTGTTAGATGGTTCAGATACCTGTGCCTCCGGTCTCACAATGGTGATCCAACCGCCAGTTCAGTTCCGCAGGATATAACACAGTGCTCTGTGCTCCCACGAGGTGGTACCAGTGACATCAACAAGGTTGAAGAAGTGGAAGATGGGCCGGAAGCCAAGTTGGCAGAACCCTCTAATGGCCATGACAAAACAGTCCAACAGGTGGAGGATGAACTGGCACAATGCAAACTGGTCGACATTGACGACGATGCCGAGGCAGCAGTCATTCGGACTTTCCACAGTGTTGTTAGAGAGTATTTCCGGGGACCCCTGAAGCCTCCCTTCAATACAGAGGCGAGGAAAGCCGCTGGCTTCGATCCTGCCTGGTATGAACCCTTGGCAGTGAAGGAGGTCGAGAGACAAGCAGTTGAGTGA